Proteins encoded in a region of the Zea mays cultivar B73 chromosome 2, Zm-B73-REFERENCE-NAM-5.0, whole genome shotgun sequence genome:
- the LOC100274174 gene encoding uncharacterized protein LOC100274174 precursor → MRRLSRAVAFLLLLLPLALAATTTMAAAVVAKAPAAAAAPPNVTAEMAKGGCKAFADLIAASPDASSTYQSAVEGGMTAFCPSDDAVRAFLPKYRNLSADGKAELLLFHAVPVHYSLGSLKSNNGPMNTLATDGAARSFNFTVQSQGDAVTIRTAAAAAPARVESTVLDKDPLAIYVIDAVVEPVELFKPAPSPSPTPAPAPAADAPKAGNGKAAARQRHPAPAVADAPGPAAEDDAAPVDQKDVKKSAADGAPCSRWWLAAALAAASALV, encoded by the coding sequence ATGCGCCGCCTCAGCCGCGCCGTGGCGTTCCTGCTGCTGCTCCTTCCCCTCGCCCTCGCGGCCACAACCACGATGGCGGCGGCCGTCGTGGCGAAAGCTCCCGCTGCGGCGGCGGCGCCTCCGAACGTGACGGCGGAGATGGCCAAGGGCGGGTGCAAGGCGTTCGCGGACCTGATCGCGGCGTCCCccgacgcgtcgtccacgtaccagtCGGCCGTGGAGGGCGGCATGACGGCGTTCTGCCCCTCCGACGACGCCGTGAGGGCCTTCCTGCCCAAGTACAGGAACCTCAGCGCGGACGGGAAGGCGGAGCTGCTGCTGTTCCACGCCGTGCCGGTGCACTACTCGCTGGGGAGCCTCAAGTCCAACAACGGGCCCATGAACACGCTGGCCACCGACGGCGCCGCCAGGAGCTTCAACTTCACGGTGCAGAGCCAGGGCGACGCCGTCACGATCAggacggccgccgccgccgcgcccgcgcgGGTCGAGTCCACGGTGCTGGACAAGGACCCCCTCGCCATCTACGTCATCGACGCCGTGGTGGAGCCCGTGGAGCTCTTCAAGCccgcgccgtcgccgtcgccgacgcccgcgcccgcgcctgccgCGGATGCGCCCAAGGCTGGCAACGGCAAGGCCGCCGCGCGCCAGCGCCACCCGGCGCCCGCCGTGGCCGACGCGCCCGGCCCCGCCGCGGAAGACGACGCTGCTCCTGTGGACCAGAAGGACGTCAAGAAGAGCGCGGCCGATGGCGCGCCGTGCTCCCGGTGGTGGCTCGCCGCCGCGCTGGCCGCGGCCTCGGCATTGGTTTAG